A part of Pseudomonas sp. HR96 genomic DNA contains:
- the lptE gene encoding LPS assembly lipoprotein LptE: MIKRNLLVMGLAVLLSACGFQLRGTGSNTLAIKELNVSARDAYGETVKLLKSTLQSGGVKVDDTAPYKLVLTSEKEDQRTASYSGSARSVDIELSTVVTYELRGATPDPLLSDKVEVEKDFTHDGNNLAGSDSESTEIRREMRRELVQRLILRLQQLTPARLAELQAQSDARAKAAADAEDAAKRAMDATPQQSPIDIPTK; encoded by the coding sequence ATGATCAAACGCAACCTGCTGGTAATGGGCCTCGCCGTGCTGCTGAGCGCCTGCGGTTTCCAGTTGCGCGGAACGGGCAGCAACACGCTGGCCATCAAGGAACTGAACGTCAGTGCCCGCGACGCCTACGGTGAAACCGTCAAGCTGCTGAAGTCGACGCTGCAAAGCGGCGGAGTCAAGGTTGACGATACCGCCCCCTACAAGCTGGTGCTGACCAGTGAGAAGGAAGATCAACGCACCGCCAGCTACAGCGGCTCGGCGCGCTCGGTGGATATCGAGCTGAGCACCGTCGTCACCTATGAACTGCGCGGCGCCACGCCCGACCCGCTGCTGTCGGACAAGGTTGAAGTCGAGAAGGACTTCACCCATGACGGCAACAACCTGGCAGGTTCGGACTCCGAGTCCACCGAGATCCGCCGCGAGATGCGCCGCGAACTGGTGCAGCGCCTGATCCTGCGTCTGCAACAGCTGACGCCGGCACGCCTGGCCGAGCTGCAGGCGCAATCGGATGCCCGCGCCAAGGCCGCTGCCGACGCCGAGGACGCCGCCAAGCGCGCCATGGACGCGACGCCGCAGCAATCGCCGATCGACATCCCGACCAAGTGA
- the holA gene encoding DNA polymerase III subunit delta, producing MKLAPAGLGKHLQGPLAPVYVVSGDDPLLCQEAADAIRAAARQQGFDERQVFSADANFDWGTLLQAGASLSLFAERRLLELRLPSGKPGDKGAAALMEYAGRPAEDTLLLISLPKLDGSAQKTKWGKALIEGAHTQFIQIWPVDAGQLPQWIRQRLAQAGLAAQPDAVELIAARVEGNLLAAAQEIEKLKLLADGNQITLETVQAAVADSARFDVFGLVDAVLNGEPAHALRMLEGLRGEGVEPPVILWALARELRLLASLSQQYSQGVPLDKAFSQARPPVWDKRKPLMSKALQRHSAQRWSQLLQDAQHIDAQIKGQAPGSVWVSLSRLSMLMAGMRLALPAQ from the coding sequence ATGAAACTGGCACCGGCCGGGCTCGGCAAGCACCTGCAAGGCCCGCTGGCCCCGGTCTATGTGGTCAGCGGCGACGATCCCCTGCTGTGCCAGGAGGCGGCCGACGCCATTCGCGCCGCCGCCCGGCAGCAAGGCTTCGACGAACGCCAGGTGTTCAGCGCCGACGCCAATTTCGACTGGGGCACCCTGTTGCAGGCCGGTGCCAGCCTCTCGCTGTTCGCCGAGCGGCGCCTGCTGGAGCTGCGTCTGCCCTCGGGCAAGCCGGGGGACAAGGGCGCCGCCGCGCTGATGGAATATGCCGGGCGCCCGGCCGAAGACACCCTGCTGCTGATCAGCCTGCCCAAGCTGGACGGCAGCGCGCAGAAGACCAAATGGGGCAAGGCGCTGATCGAAGGCGCCCACACCCAGTTCATCCAGATCTGGCCGGTGGATGCTGGCCAGTTGCCGCAGTGGATCCGCCAGCGCCTGGCCCAGGCCGGGCTGGCGGCCCAGCCCGATGCGGTGGAACTGATCGCCGCACGGGTGGAGGGCAACCTGCTGGCGGCGGCCCAGGAGATCGAAAAGCTCAAGCTGCTCGCCGACGGTAATCAGATCACCCTGGAGACGGTACAAGCGGCAGTGGCCGACAGCGCTCGTTTTGACGTGTTCGGTTTGGTCGATGCCGTGCTCAACGGCGAGCCGGCACATGCCTTGCGCATGCTCGAAGGGCTGCGCGGCGAAGGCGTCGAGCCGCCGGTGATCCTCTGGGCGCTGGCTCGCGAGCTGCGCCTGCTGGCCAGCCTGTCGCAGCAGTACAGCCAGGGCGTGCCGTTGGATAAAGCCTTCAGCCAGGCCCGGCCGCCGGTCTGGGACAAGCGCAAGCCGCTGATGAGCAAGGCCCTGCAACGCCACTCCGCGCAGCGCTGGAGCCAGCTGCTGCAGGATGCCCAGCACATCGATGCACAGATCAAGGGCCAGGCGCCGGGGTCGGTGTGGGTCAGCCTGTCACGGTTGTCGATGCTGATGGCGGGTATGCGCCTGGCATTGCCTGCGCAATAG
- the arfA gene encoding alternative ribosome rescue factor ArfA, with protein sequence MSKKPMKRPNKAKSIVAQPLFRSRQERPAKGKGSYRREALPSNDGEAFYFVAA encoded by the coding sequence ATGAGCAAGAAACCCATGAAGCGCCCCAACAAGGCCAAATCCATCGTTGCCCAGCCGCTGTTCCGCAGCCGCCAGGAACGCCCCGCCAAGGGCAAGGGCAGTTACCGCCGCGAAGCCCTCCCATCCAACGATGGGGAGGCTTTTTACTTTGTGGCCGCCTGA
- a CDS encoding lytic murein transglycosylase yields MSPCRHPRWQFRQFIAATSFILLVACAEKPTAASAVQLPVAPAAPAAQAAPPAAPAPADAAVVPTQSFEDWEAGFRVQALQAGITAQTFDRAFSGVTADPSVVTADRSQPEFSRPVWEYLEGAISPVRVRKGQALLAQNAELLTRIEARYGVDRQALIAVWGMESSFGQFQGDKSVIRSLATLAYEGRRPDFAQSQLIAALQILQNGDIQPERMLGSWAGAMGQTQFIPTTYATHAVDFDGDGRRDIWNSSADALASTAYYLQSSGWQRGQPWGFEVQLAPGFDYNLADGAIRKPVSEWMQLGLTLPVGTQMPAGAENLSAALLLPAGYRGPAFLVLDNFRAVLKYNNSSSYALAVSLLAQKLYGGGGIIGGWPKDDLPLSRSERMELQNLLSAHGYDAGTPDGIIGANTRKAIRLAQQRYGEPADGYPTHMLLESLRAR; encoded by the coding sequence ATGTCTCCTTGTCGTCATCCCCGCTGGCAGTTTCGCCAGTTCATCGCCGCCACCAGCTTCATTCTGTTAGTCGCCTGCGCTGAAAAACCCACTGCTGCCTCAGCCGTGCAGCTGCCTGTCGCACCCGCCGCGCCTGCCGCCCAGGCCGCCCCGCCAGCCGCACCTGCGCCGGCCGACGCCGCCGTGGTACCGACGCAGTCGTTCGAAGACTGGGAAGCCGGGTTCCGCGTACAGGCCCTGCAGGCCGGCATCACTGCCCAGACCTTCGACCGTGCCTTCAGCGGCGTGACCGCCGACCCCAGCGTGGTCACTGCCGACCGCAGCCAGCCGGAGTTCTCCCGGCCAGTGTGGGAATACCTCGAAGGCGCCATTTCCCCGGTGCGCGTGCGCAAGGGCCAGGCCTTGCTGGCACAGAACGCCGAGCTGCTGACCCGCATCGAGGCGCGCTATGGCGTCGACCGCCAGGCCCTGATCGCGGTGTGGGGCATGGAGAGCAGCTTCGGCCAGTTCCAGGGCGACAAATCGGTGATCCGGTCGCTGGCTACCCTGGCCTATGAAGGGCGGCGGCCGGACTTCGCCCAGAGCCAGCTGATCGCCGCCCTGCAGATCCTGCAAAACGGCGACATCCAGCCCGAGCGCATGCTCGGCTCCTGGGCCGGGGCCATGGGCCAGACCCAGTTCATCCCCACCACCTATGCGACCCACGCCGTGGACTTCGACGGCGATGGCCGCCGCGACATCTGGAACAGCAGTGCCGACGCCCTCGCCTCCACCGCCTACTACCTGCAAAGCTCGGGCTGGCAGCGTGGGCAGCCCTGGGGCTTCGAGGTGCAGCTGGCGCCTGGGTTCGACTACAACCTGGCCGATGGCGCCATCCGCAAGCCGGTCAGCGAGTGGATGCAGCTGGGCCTGACCCTGCCGGTGGGCACGCAGATGCCGGCGGGCGCGGAAAACCTCTCGGCCGCCCTGCTGCTGCCGGCAGGCTATCGCGGCCCGGCCTTTCTGGTGCTGGACAACTTCCGCGCGGTACTCAAGTACAACAACTCGTCGTCCTATGCGCTGGCGGTCAGCCTGCTGGCGCAGAAACTGTACGGCGGTGGCGGCATCATCGGCGGCTGGCCCAAGGACGACCTGCCGCTCAGCCGCAGCGAGCGTATGGAGCTGCAGAACCTGCTCAGCGCCCATGGCTACGACGCCGGCACTCCGGACGGCATCATTGGCGCCAACACTCGCAAGGCCATCCGCCTGGCGCAGCAGCGCTACGGCGAGCCAGCTGATGGCTATCCGACGCACATGCTGTTGGAGAGCCTGCGCGCCCGCTGA
- a CDS encoding LD-carboxypeptidase → MDLPPRLPDGGLIGLIAPAGPATLDVGAATAWVEERGYGLRIYPTVYMKRGYLAGSDQARRQDLHDAFADPEIDAIFCVRGGYGTPRLLDTLDFDLLRQHPKPFVGYSDITALHVAIARYAGFLTFHGPLFKSDLLEGKQAPTEGALWQLLRGERGEGDCLEHPAAHPLTTVCHGVAEGRLMGGNLAILCATLGTPWALNAEDIILFIEDVNEPLYRIDRLLTQLRLAGKLAQVRGVVVGDFAGISVEHSLPLLRETFAPLGIPVLAGWRSGHCDPNLTLPLGASVSLDASTQQLRLLQAVVR, encoded by the coding sequence ATGGACTTACCCCCTCGGCTGCCCGATGGCGGCCTGATCGGGTTGATCGCGCCGGCCGGGCCGGCCACATTGGACGTGGGCGCGGCGACCGCCTGGGTCGAGGAGCGTGGCTATGGGCTGCGCATCTACCCCACGGTGTACATGAAGCGGGGCTATCTGGCCGGTAGCGACCAGGCCCGCCGACAAGACCTGCACGATGCCTTTGCCGACCCTGAAATCGACGCCATCTTCTGTGTGCGCGGCGGCTACGGTACGCCTCGCCTGCTGGATACGCTGGATTTCGATCTGCTGCGCCAGCACCCCAAGCCCTTCGTTGGCTACAGCGACATTACCGCCCTGCACGTGGCCATCGCCCGTTACGCCGGCTTTCTCACCTTTCACGGGCCATTGTTCAAATCCGATCTGCTCGAAGGCAAACAGGCGCCGACCGAAGGTGCGTTGTGGCAATTGCTGCGCGGCGAACGGGGCGAGGGGGACTGCCTCGAGCACCCAGCCGCTCACCCACTGACCACCGTCTGCCATGGCGTCGCCGAAGGCCGTCTGATGGGCGGCAACCTGGCCATCCTCTGCGCCACGCTCGGTACGCCCTGGGCGTTGAACGCCGAAGACATCATCCTGTTCATCGAGGACGTCAACGAGCCGCTGTACCGGATCGACCGGCTGCTGACGCAGCTGCGCCTGGCCGGCAAATTGGCCCAGGTGCGCGGCGTGGTGGTGGGCGACTTTGCCGGCATCAGTGTCGAGCACAGTCTGCCGCTGCTGCGCGAAACCTTCGCGCCGCTGGGCATACCGGTATTGGCCGGGTGGCGCAGTGGGCACTGCGACCCCAACCTGACCTTGCCGCTGGGTGCCAGCGTCAGTCTCGATGCCAGCACCCAGCAACTCAGGCTGCTGCAAGCGGTGGTGCGTTAG
- the lipA gene encoding lipoyl synthase: MTTATDAVQTLIPTLDLADRTAAPRPHKVEAGVKLRGAEKVARIPVKIIPTTELPKKPDWIRVRIPVSPEVDRIKQLLRKHKLHSVCEEASCPNLGECFSGGTATFMIMGDICTRRCPFCDVGHGRPKALDADEPMNLAVAIADLRLKYVVITSVDRDDLRDGGAQHFADCIREIRKLSPGVQLETLVPDYRGRMDVALAITAAEPPDVFNHNLETVPRLYKAARPGSDYQWSLTLLQKFKELVPHVPTKSGLMLGLGETDEEVIEVMQRMREHNIDMLTLGQYLQPSRSHLPVQRFVHPDTFAWFAEEGYKMGFKNVASGPLVRSSYHADQQAHEARIKL, from the coding sequence ATGACTACTGCCACAGACGCTGTGCAAACCCTGATACCGACGCTGGACCTTGCCGACCGTACCGCCGCCCCTCGTCCGCACAAGGTCGAGGCGGGCGTCAAGCTGCGTGGTGCCGAAAAGGTCGCGCGCATCCCGGTGAAGATCATCCCCACCACCGAGCTGCCGAAGAAGCCGGACTGGATTCGCGTGCGCATTCCGGTCTCGCCGGAAGTCGACCGTATCAAGCAGCTGCTGCGCAAGCACAAGCTGCACAGCGTGTGTGAAGAGGCCTCCTGCCCGAACCTGGGCGAATGCTTCTCGGGTGGTACCGCCACCTTCATGATCATGGGTGACATCTGCACCCGTCGCTGCCCGTTCTGCGACGTTGGCCACGGCCGTCCGAAAGCCCTCGACGCCGACGAGCCGATGAACCTGGCCGTGGCCATTGCCGACCTGCGCCTCAAGTACGTGGTGATCACCTCGGTGGACCGCGACGACCTGCGCGATGGCGGTGCCCAGCACTTCGCCGACTGCATCCGCGAGATCCGCAAGCTGTCGCCGGGCGTGCAGCTGGAGACCCTGGTGCCGGACTACCGCGGGCGCATGGACGTGGCCCTGGCCATCACCGCCGCCGAGCCGCCGGATGTGTTCAACCACAACCTGGAAACCGTGCCACGCCTGTACAAGGCGGCTCGTCCGGGCTCGGACTACCAGTGGTCGCTGACCCTGCTGCAGAAATTCAAGGAACTGGTGCCCCACGTGCCGACCAAGTCCGGACTGATGCTGGGCCTGGGCGAAACCGACGAGGAGGTTATCGAGGTGATGCAGCGCATGCGCGAGCACAACATCGACATGCTGACCCTCGGCCAGTACCTGCAGCCCTCGCGCAGTCATTTGCCGGTGCAGCGTTTCGTGCATCCGGACACCTTCGCCTGGTTCGCCGAGGAGGGTTACAAGATGGGCTTCAAGAACGTTGCCTCAGGGCCGCTGGTGCGCTCCTCGTACCATGCCGATCAGCAGGCCCACGAAGCCAGGATCAAGCTCTGA